One genomic segment of Rubripirellula tenax includes these proteins:
- the tnpA gene encoding IS200/IS605 family transposase, giving the protein MANTFYQLRAHLVFSTQGRRQFITETIAPRLHAYLGGALRDEGVAPLCVGGYLDHVHLLIGFKPVHRLSDLVRTVKTNSSKWLNEQNASLHRFAWQRGYSIFSVSHSQVGVVRAYVANQVEHHARLTFEDELRLLLKRHGIEFDEEYLLD; this is encoded by the coding sequence ATGGCGAACACCTTTTACCAATTGCGAGCACACTTGGTCTTTAGCACACAAGGTCGTCGACAATTTATTACGGAAACGATCGCCCCTCGGTTGCATGCCTACCTGGGAGGAGCATTGCGTGATGAGGGCGTTGCACCGCTTTGCGTCGGAGGCTATCTCGACCATGTTCATTTGTTGATTGGTTTCAAACCCGTGCATCGACTCAGTGACCTCGTTCGAACCGTGAAAACCAATTCGTCCAAGTGGTTGAATGAGCAAAACGCCAGTTTGCACCGGTTTGCGTGGCAACGCGGCTACTCGATCTTTTCGGTCAGTCATTCGCAAGTCGGTGTGGTAAGAGCTTATGTTGCCAATCAAGTCGAACACCATGCAAGGTTGACGTTTGAGGACGAACTGCGGTTGTTGCTCAAACGTCATGGCATTGAATTCGACGAAGAATATCTGCTGGATTGA